The Deltaproteobacteria bacterium CG11_big_fil_rev_8_21_14_0_20_42_23 genome includes the window AGCATCATTGATGCCATCTCCAGCCATAGCAACAACTGCGCCCGAAGCTTGAAGGTCTTTTATTTTTTGAAGTTTTTGTTCGGGTAAAACTCCTGCGAGAACTTCATCAATCTGAAGTATTTTGGCAACGGCACGTGCGGTTTTTTCATTATCCCCTGTGACCATGATCACCTTTATACCTTCTTTATGTAAGGTTTTGATTGCGTCAGGTGTTGAGCTTTTGATGCGATCGGCGATGCCGATAATGCCAACAAGTTTTTCATCACGTGCAAAGTAGATGAGTGTTTCAGCTTTTTCTTGAAGCTGTTTTGCTTTTTCTTCAAGTGGAGAAAGATCAATGTGCATTTCATCCATCAGCGTTTTGTTTCCCAGGGAAATGCTTTTGCCTTCAACGTTTCCCCTTACGCCTTTTCCAGTGAAGGCTTCAAAATGTTGGACAGAATAGAGTGAAAGGTTTTCTTCGCTCGCTTTTTCGAGAAGAGCAGCGCCAAGTGGATGTTCGCTTCCCGCTTCTAAACTTGCGGCGTAATGAATAAGTTCGGTGTGAGAAAAATTTTCAAGCGTTTCGAGAGATTTTACTTTTGGCTTTCCCTCCGTGAGTGTTCCCGTTTTATCGACAAGCAATACATTCACCGTGCGCAAGATTTCGATGGCTTCGGCATTTCTAAACAGAATTCCAGAGCTTGCTCCCTTTCCCGTTGCAACCATGATGGATAAAGGTGTCGCGAGACCAAGTGCACAAGGGCAAGCAATGATTAAAACGGAAACAGCATTGATAAGAGCGTAAGCCATGCGAGGCTCTGGCCCAACGAAGGCCCAAACGGCAAAACTTAACATCGCGCAAGCAATCACGGCGGGCACAAAGTAAGCCGACACTTGATCGGCAAGTTTTTGAATAGGAGCTCGGCTGCGTTGTGCTTCACTTACCATGTGAATGATGTTGGCCAATAATGTTTCGGCGCCAACTTTTTCTGCCCTCATGAGCAAGGTAGAATTTTTGTTTAAAGTAGCAGCGATAATTTTTTCAGATTTCTTTTTTAAAACAGGAGTTGGTTCTCCGGTGATCATTGATTCGTCGATGAAGCTTTCGCCTTCAAGTATAATTCCATCAACAGGAATTTTTTCTCCTGGGCGGATGCGCAAAACATCTCCCACTTTTACTTCATCTAATGGGATGTCTTCTTCCTTTCCATTTTCTCTCACAATTCGCGCTTGCTTCGGAGCAAGATCTAGCAAGGCTTTAATGGCGCTGCTAGTTTGTGCTCTCGCTTTAAGTTCCAAAACCTGACCCAAAAGAATTAACACAACGATGCTTGCTGCTGCTTCAAAATAAACTGCAACTTGTCCCTCATTGGTTCGAAAAGAATCTGGAAAAAAATCAGGAAAGAGAGACGCGATGAGGCTGAAAAAATAGGCCACACCAACACCAATGCTAATAAGGGTAAACATATTGAGTGATTTGTTGACGATGGATTTCCATCCACGAACGAAAAAAGGATAAGCTCCCCATAATACTACTGGCGTGCAAAGTGCGAGTTCGATGAAGCGGAGAGTGGAAGCTTGAACCCAGCGTTCGAAAAAAGCTTCCTTCATCAACATGCTGCCCATCGTAATAACAAGAAGAGGAAGGGTGAGGAAAAGAGTAATCCAGAAACGTTTTTTCATTTCACGCAACTCAGAATTATCGTGATCAGAAAATGGATTTTTTGGTTCAAGTGCCATGCCGCAAAGCGGGCAATCACCCGGCTCTGCGCGGATTACCTCAGGGTGCATTGGGCATGTCCACTCTTGAGAGGTGATGTTGTTTTCCTGTAGCTCAGAAAGTTTCTTTTTTTTATCGTGGGAATGATGATGGCAACACTCTGACATAAGTTCTCCTATTTAGGTTTAATCGCTTTCGTGCTGTTTTCGATCCAGTCAAGAATAACTGCTTTATCGGCTGGCGTTAGTTTCGAATTCCAATGCATAAGTTTGTATTGAAGAGGAGGCATGTCGTTTTCTTCCAGCACTTCATCAAGTTCTTCTAATTGTTTTTGTGCGCTGGGATGATGGCCAGCAAAGGGAAAGCCGTTGGTCATATCCATATGTTCTAGGCCTTCTTCGATATCGCTATCCATAAGTTGTTTTATACCAGGAACTTTGTAGTACCACGGATACACGGTGTTTTTGGAGTGACAATCAAAACATTTTGCTTCGAAAATAGGCTTTACCTTTTTTTGGTAATCAAGGTTGATTGACTGCAAAGTACTTGGTGATGCAGTTTCTAGCTCGGGTGCATTTTTTGCTTTTTCATTTTCATCTGCCAAAAGAAAATGAGTGGAAAAAAGAAACGTTCCACACATAACGAGCGTGAGTGTGATTTGTTTTTTCATAACTTTATCCTTCTTTCATTTTAACTTCTTGATGAGAAAATTCCTTTTGCTTCAAGCTCATAAAAAGAAGTGGAATAATAATGAGCACTAACACTGTTGAGCTGAGCATGCCACCAATTAGCGGAGTTGCAAGTGGCTTCGTCAGATCAGATCCGGTTCCCGTTGACCACATGATTGGAATCAGGCCAATAAGCGAAGTGCCAACGGTCATCAGTTTTGGACGAAGTCTCAAAAGAGATCCTTCAAGTGTGGCCTGATAAATTTCGTCTTTCGTAATGGGAATGCCTTGCTGGATGCGGGTTTCCAAGGCTTCGTTTAAATACACCAGCATCACCACTCCTGTTTCCACCACAACCCCCGAAAGCGCAATATACCCAACCCACACGGCCACACTAAAATTGTATCCCAAGAGCCATTGCAGAAAAAGTCCGCCAATGAGGCCGAAGGGAACCGAAAGGACCACCAGCAAACTTTCGCTCCACGAGTGAAAAGTGAAATAAAGAAAAAGAAAAATAATCAGAATCACCGCCGGAATGAGCAGTTGAAGTTTTTGTTTTGCACGAAGTTGATTTTCATATTGTCCGCTCCACGAAAGATAATAGCCTTGAGGAAGTTTTATTTCTTTTTCCAGTTTTGCCTTTGCTTCATCCACAAAACTTCCTACATCGCGGCCTCTCACATTCAAAAAAACGATGGCGCGGAGCAGAGAATTTTCACTGCTTATCATTGGTGGGCCAGAGGTAATGTTGATGTTCGCAACTTGACCTAACGGCACTTGCACTCGTGGCGCGGGGTTGCGCCAGTTCCAAGCATTTGCAACCAAAACTTGTTTTAAGTTTTCGGGATCGTTACGAAAATCTTTTGCGTACCGAACTCGAATAGGAAAGCGAGAGCGTCCTTCAATAGCGGTTGAAATATTCATTCCACCGATTGCGGTTTCAACCATGTCTTGAACATCGCCAACGTGCAAACCCAGTCTGGCTGAGGTTTCGCGGTTCACATCGATGTCCAGATATTTTCCACCCATCACTCGTTCGGCATAAAGATCTACCGTTCCTGGAATATTTTTTAAAACTTTTTCAACTTGAAAAGCCAAGTCTTGTAAGGTGTTGAGATCATCTCCAAAAATTTTCACGCCCAAATCAGTTCGTACTCCTGTTGCGAGCATGTTGATGCGGTTAATAATGGGCTGTGTCCATGCGTTGGTGACGCCTGGTATTTGAAGTAGTTCATTTAATTCGGCGATGATGTCATCTTTGGTAATCCCGGATCTCCACTCACTTTTTGGTTTGAGTGTGATGATACTTTCGATCATTGAAACAGGAGCGGGATCTGTTGCGGTTTTTGCGCGTCCAACTTTCCCAAGAACAGATGCAACTTCAGGATGATTTGAAATAATTTTGTCTTGCACTTGCACAATTCGCTTCGCCTCGGAAACCGTGACGTTTGGCAGCGTTACTGGCATGAAGAGCAAGCTGCCTTCATCTAAAGGCGGCATAAATTCTTTTCCGATTCTGGTAGAAATTCCAAGTGAAATCAAAAAGAGAAGAAGTGTTCCGATGAGAACTTTTTTCTTGTGGTGAAGAGACCAAACAAGTGCTGGTTGATAGAGTCGAGAAAAAAATCGAGAAAGGCGATTATCTTTTTCACTTCTGAATTTTCCCTTCATAAACAAATTCATCAAAAGAGGAACAAGCGTTATCGCAATGAAGGCGGCGGCCAACATGGCAAAGGTTTTGGTGAAAGCGAGTGGATGAAAAAGTTTTCCTTCCTGACCTTCCAAAAGAAAAAGAGGAGAGAAAGAAAGAATAATAATCAGGAGTGAAAAGAAAATAGGTCGTCCAACTTGCTTGGCCGATGTAAGTATAATTTCTTTTCGTTCTTCTTCTGTTTTTGGTTTTCCACTTTCCAGATGTCGATACGCATTTTCCACCATCACCACGGAAGCATCCACCAGCACTCCAATGGCAATGGCAATTCCACCTAAGCTCATAATGTTGGATGTGATGCTCAAGTATTTCATGAAAATGAGAGAAACCAATATGGCAATTGGAAGTGAAATGATAATCACAAGCGCACTTGGAAAGTGATACAGAAAAAGAAGAACAATGAGACTCACAATAATTATTTCTTCAAGCAGTGTGTGTTTCAAAGTTGAGAGAGCCCGCTCGATGAGGTTGGATCGATCGTAGGCAGTTTTGATGCTTACACCTTGCGGAAGACCTTTTGCAATTTCTGCAATTTTTGCTTTTACGAGATCGATCACTTCTTTTGCATTTTCACCATAGCGCATCACGACAATTCCACCCACCACTTCACCGTCGCCGTTTTTGTCCAGCAAGCCGCGGCGAATGTCTGAGCCAAGTTGAACTGCTGCAACATCCTTTACAAAAACAGGAGTTCCTTTTTCATTTACGCCCACCACAATATTTTCCAGGTCAGTTTTTGATTTGATGTATCCTAATCCGCGCACAACATATTCGATGTTGTTCATTTCAAGTAATTTTCCACCAACATCGTTATTGCTTTTTCTCACTGCAGCTACAATGTGTTGAAGATCTACGTTGTGAGAAAGAAGTTTGTTGGGATTCACATCAATTTGATATTGTTTCACAAACCCGCCAACGCTTGCTACTTCTGCAACTCCGGGCACCGAGTTTAATTGATAGCGAATGTACCAATCTTGTAAGGTGCGAAGTTCACCTAAGTCGTGCGTTTCACTTTCCACGGTGTACCAGTAAACATGGCCAACGCCAGTTCCATCTGGGCCAAGTGTTGGCATAACTCCATCTGGTAAAAGTCCGCTTGCGAAATTGAGTTTTTCTAACACACGAGTTCGTGCCCAATAGACATCAACATCATCTTGAAAAATCACATAGATGAGAGAGTAGCCAAAAAAAGATTGAGCGCGCACAACTTTTAATTTTGGCAAGCCTTGCAAATTGCTGGCAAGGGGATAAGTGATTTGATCTTCGATTACTTGCGGAGATCTTCCTTGCCATTCGGTGTAGACGATGACTTGGTTGTCTGAGAGATCGGGAATGGCATCAACAGGAGTGTTGAATGCAGCCCAAAATCCCCACAAGATGAGGAGAAGATAAAATAAAATAATCAGCATTTTATTTTTTGTGGAATATTCGATTATTTTTTCAATCATAGCTTGCTCCTAATGCTGATGTGCCGGCGTTGTGCCTTGTTCAAAACTTGAGTTGAGTTCGGCTTCAGAATCAAGCAGGAAGCCGCCTTGCGAAACAACTTCTTCGCCTTCACTTATTCCTTCTTCTACGATGAAGTGATCATCAGCTTTTTCTCCCAACACAATGCTTCGCGGCGCAAAATGATTTTTTTCAACGACAACCCAGACAACTTTTTTTGTTCCGGTGTTAATGACACTGGAACTTGGAATGCTTAAGTGTTCACCAAGATCGAGGTGAATTTCAGTGTGAGCAAACATTTCTGGAAACACTTGAGTTGCGTGAGATGCGTTAACTTGAATGCGTACTTTTGATGTACGAGTTGTGTGATCGAGGACAGGGCTTATTGCTGCTACAGTTCCAAAAACGGGTGAAGCATTTTTTCCAAAATGGATTTTAACTTGTTGTCCTTGTTTTATATTTTTGAGTTCTTCTTCATACACGGAAGCATTGATCCATACTGGTTTTCCTGGCGATGTGATATAAAGCGACTCATCTGCTTTTTTTGTTTTTTGAAGTATGCGGAGTTCTTCTTTGCTGATTCCAAGAAGTTCTAATTTTTTTTGTGCCGCTTGAAGAAGTGTATTGTTTTGGGCGTGAATATCAGAAAAACCACTTCGTGAAGATGACTGTGTAAGGTTCAGTGCGCTAATGTATTCTTGTTCAGCGATAAAAAGCTCGCGATCATAAGCCACAATACTTGCTGCTCGAAGAGTTTTGAAAAGATTTTTCTTTTCCACTTTGGTGGTAGCAACATTTCCCAACATTTGCTGCTGAGGAGAAAGGCTAAGCGTTTTGATTTCGTTACTCAAACTCTCTTTTGCATTTTCTTCATGACGCTGCGTTTCTTTTTTAATCAAGCGCATTCCACAGATAGGACAGTTTCCTGGTTTGTCCTGTTTGATTTGCGGATGCATCGAACAAGTGTAGTACACATTTTCTTGTTCATGCTGATGCGTATTCTGAAAAACAGTGTGATACAGAAAATAACTTCCCACGGCTAAAAGAAAAAGCAGTGCTGCAAGAAAGTATTTTTTTTGTGTTGATTTATTCATGGCTTTCTCCTCGTGGTGAAGCAAAGTTTTTTCCTAAAAGATAATTTAATTTTGCAACGGCTTGCGCAGAACTGGTTTCAGCAGCGACAAGTTCTAGCTCAAAATGTTGAACTGAAAGTTGATTTGTTAACACATTGATAAATTCAATTTTTCCAGTTTGATATGCACTTTTTGAATTCGCAAAAGCAGCTTTGGCTTGTGGTAACAAAGCTTGGCGGATGAGCGTTTGTTTTTTTTGCGTTCGTTTAAGCTCAGCGGTGATTTCTTCAAGTGAAGAGGAAAGTCTGTTTTTAGTAGATTGAGCTAAAGCTTGTGATTGTTGAAGCAGAGCTTTGCTTTCAAGTATTTTTTTATTTTGTTTTCGAGCCGCAAAAATCGGCAAAGGAACAGAAAGAGAAACGCTAAAAAAATCTTCTCCTTGAACAGGATCGTTGGCCATAAAGGCACGTTGTCTATAAGCCAGCCCAAGATCCACATTGGGAAGTGCCGAAAGCGTTGCGAGTCGTTTTTCCATTTTTGCAACGTCAATTTGTTTTTGTGAAATGAGATAACGCCAGTTTGTTTTTTGAGCTTTGGCAAAAAGAATTTTTGCTTCGGGAGATATTTTTGAGTTTGGAGTATTTTTCG containing:
- a CDS encoding copper-translocating P-type ATPase: MHPEVIRAEPGDCPLCGMALEPKNPFSDHDNSELREMKKRFWITLFLTLPLLVITMGSMLMKEAFFERWVQASTLRFIELALCTPVVLWGAYPFFVRGWKSIVNKSLNMFTLISIGVGVAYFFSLIASLFPDFFPDSFRTNEGQVAVYFEAAASIVVLILLGQVLELKARAQTSSAIKALLDLAPKQARIVRENGKEEDIPLDEVKVGDVLRIRPGEKIPVDGIILEGESFIDESMITGEPTPVLKKKSEKIIAATLNKNSTLLMRAEKVGAETLLANIIHMVSEAQRSRAPIQKLADQVSAYFVPAVIACAMLSFAVWAFVGPEPRMAYALINAVSVLIIACPCALGLATPLSIMVATGKGASSGILFRNAEAIEILRTVNVLLVDKTGTLTEGKPKVKSLETLENFSHTELIHYAASLEAGSEHPLGAALLEKASEENLSLYSVQHFEAFTGKGVRGNVEGKSISLGNKTLMDEMHIDLSPLEEKAKQLQEKAETLIYFARDEKLVGIIGIADRIKSSTPDAIKTLHKEGIKVIMVTGDNEKTARAVAKILQIDEVLAGVLPEQKLQKIKDLQASGAVVAMAGDGINDAPALAQAQVGIAMGTGTDVAMESAAVTLVKGDLRGIAKARLLSKGTMRNIKQNLFFAFFYNALGVPLAAGLLYPFFGILLSPVIAAAAMSLSSVSVIGNALRLRHMK
- a CDS encoding CusA/CzcA family heavy metal efflux RND transporter; its protein translation is MIEKIIEYSTKNKMLIILFYLLLILWGFWAAFNTPVDAIPDLSDNQVIVYTEWQGRSPQVIEDQITYPLASNLQGLPKLKVVRAQSFFGYSLIYVIFQDDVDVYWARTRVLEKLNFASGLLPDGVMPTLGPDGTGVGHVYWYTVESETHDLGELRTLQDWYIRYQLNSVPGVAEVASVGGFVKQYQIDVNPNKLLSHNVDLQHIVAAVRKSNNDVGGKLLEMNNIEYVVRGLGYIKSKTDLENIVVGVNEKGTPVFVKDVAAVQLGSDIRRGLLDKNGDGEVVGGIVVMRYGENAKEVIDLVKAKIAEIAKGLPQGVSIKTAYDRSNLIERALSTLKHTLLEEIIIVSLIVLLFLYHFPSALVIIISLPIAILVSLIFMKYLSITSNIMSLGGIAIAIGVLVDASVVMVENAYRHLESGKPKTEEERKEIILTSAKQVGRPIFFSLLIIILSFSPLFLLEGQEGKLFHPLAFTKTFAMLAAAFIAITLVPLLMNLFMKGKFRSEKDNRLSRFFSRLYQPALVWSLHHKKKVLIGTLLLFLISLGISTRIGKEFMPPLDEGSLLFMPVTLPNVTVSEAKRIVQVQDKIISNHPEVASVLGKVGRAKTATDPAPVSMIESIITLKPKSEWRSGITKDDIIAELNELLQIPGVTNAWTQPIINRINMLATGVRTDLGVKIFGDDLNTLQDLAFQVEKVLKNIPGTVDLYAERVMGGKYLDIDVNRETSARLGLHVGDVQDMVETAIGGMNISTAIEGRSRFPIRVRYAKDFRNDPENLKQVLVANAWNWRNPAPRVQVPLGQVANINITSGPPMISSENSLLRAIVFLNVRGRDVGSFVDEAKAKLEKEIKLPQGYYLSWSGQYENQLRAKQKLQLLIPAVILIIFLFLYFTFHSWSESLLVVLSVPFGLIGGLFLQWLLGYNFSVAVWVGYIALSGVVVETGVVMLVYLNEALETRIQQGIPITKDEIYQATLEGSLLRLRPKLMTVGTSLIGLIPIMWSTGTGSDLTKPLATPLIGGMLSSTVLVLIIIPLLFMSLKQKEFSHQEVKMKEG